From the Juglans microcarpa x Juglans regia isolate MS1-56 chromosome 7D, Jm3101_v1.0, whole genome shotgun sequence genome, the window TCTATGTACAAAACGATATTATATCATAAGCTTCGCATCATGAATATTCAGCAGTTAACTAAATATTGAATAGACAACATCACCTTAGCAACATGCTCCAAAGTAACAGCCTCAGGAACAATAGCCGTGCGCAGCCTAATCTGCACAAAGCCACTGCTCCCACTCAACGCAAAACATTGACCGGGCTCCCCGAAACTTGGTCTCAACATCTTGTCGGCATTGGTACGAACAGAATCTCTGGCACCATTCAAGAACCAGTTACTGGCCTTTCTCACCAAAAACGGCTCCGAGTGCTTCACAACCATCGCCCCGCCAGCCGCCAGGGCGTAATCCACGCGACCGAGCCCATCCGCCGCGTGCTTCTCTATCTCCCTCTCAATCACCTCCTTCGCGTATGCTCTTATCTCGTCCAAATTCACATCTCCATCTCCATGTTCTTTACTCCTGGTCTTTTTCAAATCCGTATATATCTTATCAAATTCCTCCTTCGATAACCATTCAACTGCTTTCAATTCGCCTAAGGACCTCTCCAATCCCTCGCTCTTGATTTCCAATCTCTGCAACTCGCTCTTAGTTTCCCTTCTTAGCCCCCCGATCTCGTTCTCTACCTTGCGGTCCACGACCTCAACTTGGACCTGGATCATCTTGGCGGTGGTCTTCATGAAGGACTCCACTTCCGCAATCCTCCCCTCTAATTCGGAAAATCCCATCTCAGTTCCCGCCACGGTCTCCCCAGGTTTCACTGCGAGTCTACGAATCAAGTGAACCAGGCCGGCGAGGACAACAAGGAGGACGAAATTCTTGGCGAACACTCTGAGAACGGTGACCCATCGAGGGTGCTCCGCCTTGTGAGGAAGCGCCTTGCGAGTGCGGCGAAGAGGCACGTTGGAGTTATTGTTGTTTCCCAGGGATTTCTTCACCTGCTGCGCCAATTCCTTGGACGATCTCTCACCGCGAATGGAGTGGTTGCTCAGATCCTTGCCGTTTCCGGCAGCACCTACATCGTCACCTCCCGCCGGACCGTTGGGACTAAGTTGGGGCGCAGCAGCTTCGTTGAGGCCGAGTAACTCGATGTTAGTGGTCTTCCTCTCGGTCGACACCACGGGTCGACGCCGAACCGCCGGGTTCGCCGTGATGGATACGGTCGAAGCCGACATTTGGGATGGGGCCTCAGATTTCTCAAATTCTTGAACTCAGATCAGAGAAAACGGGTAAAGcacattctttattaaaaataatgaaaaaggcTGCTCTTCTGAATTTGTTTTCCCATGTatattgcaaaaaaataaaataaaatacaataaaatataaccGGCGCGGACCTGTGGAGCGCTTCGGTGATTTAAAATGTAAAGGACGGTCCTATGGCCGAGTGAGTGGGACCACGTGTAAGGGACTGGGAAATCCATTGTCCGTGGGGCACCGGATTTCGATCCGATCTCCCTATTTTTAGAgtgtaattttatcatttttaataaataatgttatatactatattttaagataaatgTAATATTTACAAATAGACGTAGTTTTAAATGATCTGTTTAGAATTAGACAATGGGGCACTACCATCTGCCACCTCTCCCCCACCCTATCCGGCCTCCACCTAGCCGCCTCGTTTGTAAAGTGAATGCCAACACATAGTCGGGAGCCAAGGGTTGGCCCAAGCTTGCCCGAGGTTTACCTGCCTGCCCAACCTAGCCCAATCTATGTATGTATACacatgtatttaaaaaaataatattttttaataaaataacattgttttagcttatcttttttaataaataaaacgtCCTTTTAGGGTTAGATTTTGTGCACCCTCGATTCTGGTGGTGATGCGGATAGTATCTCTAAAtccattagatttattttataatattttataaaattattttggggCTATAACATTccttgtattttaaataatttcgtaactaaattattatattaagaatATGTAGAGTGATAATTAAGCTTCGTCTTTTATTTTAAGTgaaatgaatattataaatttagtgTGAAATATAGAATATTTCCTATCTCAATGACTTGGGTCTGAGTAATAAATGAGTCaatattaactatttttttaatgattatatatgttaataaaatTCATGTTATTTGACAAAACAACATgatgggttttaaattttatgttaacCAACGCATTTTCCGATGGGTTTTAAATTTCAATCACGCATTGTCGCCTGTTTTTTTGACAAACTGTTTGTCATATATTAGCCATAATGTTCCCTTGGATAAAATTGATGTCTCATCTTTGATGCGATATACAGACCAAATGTTGATACCAGTTACCTTTCATGACACCAGGATGTTTCGAATGGCGGCCCATGCAGTAGTTAATCCTCGATCTCCCTCACCATCACTCACtcaagactatatatatattcttttcacGCCCTGATATCGATGCAAACATCAAGGTCAAGGGGACGGCCGGACCTCATCGGGCTAGCTATCCATCAAGCTGACGATCATCCCCTATCTATCATGTTAACCATCCTCGTCTAGATCATTCAACCCAAATCTCAGAACCAGTTTCCCAACAGCAAGAGGCACGaatgtatatactatatagtctTCGCGTTCTCAAACTGTAAATACTTTCTGAACTGGTGCCATGTGCTGCCTCTTAGTTGGTGCTATCTGGTTGCAGCCCGAGATGCCATAAAGACTTTTTTAAGTGCTGATGTTTGCTGTTTCTATCATTGTTGTGCTGCTATCTTTGGTCTAAAACAGAAACATATTGCTGTCTTTGGTTGTTGTTGTCATTTCTTATTTGATACCGTTGCTGCTCGATCAGTTGTTCCTGGTTGCTAGTTGCTGCTACTGCAGTGGGGTTTTGCTGTACTTGCTGATTATTTTGTATTCCAGATATATTGTTGGCGATTCTATTGTTTTATTACTATTACTGTTAGTAAACTTTACAGTGGTGGTGATGGTGGTGTTCTGGGATGCTTGCTACTTGCTATATGAGTTTGCtgttttaattttgttgtttatgttTCTATTATTTGTGTTGATGCTGTCAAACTGTACTGCTGGTTGTTGTCTTTGGTGCTGCTTAATTTGCTTTTTTGCAGCTTGACTGCCGTGTTCTGTGCTGCTGATGCCTTTTGTTCGCTCTGCTCTGCTCTAAAACTTAGGTTCTGTGTTTACTGCAAGGCCTTTGTGTTTAGGATCTTTGCAAGGCTTTTTCATGCTGTTTAATGCTTGCTCCTTGTTTGGGCAGGGAAGATGCAGCttgtgctagctagctatcttGTATTTTCTTCTGGACTTCCCATTtacactattattttttttttttatcaaaatatttctttaacttgaagaaagagaagaatgagaagaaagcaaagaaaactTTCCTCTTTtcactcatttatttttctcttatcaaatccAAGACCCTCAAAATTAGTAGTGAGGTCGTCACTCCAAAATGTCCGGTTTGGatacaataattattttatcttatcttatttcattattataatttttttaaatttctatacaaaatataataaataatttaactttttcaaattataaaataaaaataatattaaaaaataatattttaataatattttatttaacttttaatttttaatttttatctcatctgaaaTCACTATTACCTAATCCTTAAGTTTTTCACAAGAAAactttggaaaaaaagaaaacaaaggtgaaaaaaatgaaactcgaaACTAACATGTCCATGTGTTGCCACAAGCATCTTTGGTgttcggagagagagagagagagagagagagagagagagcataggGATGTATCCTGAGTTGCGGAGAAGTTGACTAGTGGACAAACATCTTGTCAGTTGTGTTGGGTTCCATTCCATTCGAACGCTGCCTTTGTCTTTCTTTGCCTTCGAGCAATGTTTCAATGTGTTCACTCTATATTTTAATTCACCAACTCTCTCATTTTGTTATTTAGTAGATGTACAGTCTTTTCCACCCGAATTAGTAAATGTTCATTGAAAAACATCTCTTACTACCCCTAAAAAAAGTACTAAGAGAAAAGCATAGAAAAAGGCTATTCTCTCACTaatcattctctctttttttttttttaaagtattgtcaagtaattattttacttatcgaTCACGAATAAGTGCTTATTGTGATTAATGATTGCATTATTACAAGAGGATAATATAATATACCATCTTGAATTATACATGATGAGATAAAAAGATCACTAACATGTCTATCTCATACTCGTAAAAACTCGAATTCGtgattttttattgatcaaattctAGATACAATCTTAAAGTGTGCAAACCACTTACActctccttaaaaaaaataagatatgttattaaaaataaattttcatgtgaatttatacacttttttcaaaaagaatgtgTATGACTTGTACATCCtagaactgtaaatatcattaatgaaagtaaattttactactaaattcattataattttgaaataattatacTCTTTATCTAAACTTATCATATCAAgtagtataattaaaaaaatgaacttaatataaaaaattaaattttaaataggcaataataataaaatgtagATGATATCAGCACCATTttcttgaaaaggaaaaaaagaggtATATGGGAAAGTGCATGGGACTGCCTATAAATTCAAAAGTTTTAAGGTGGAGTGTAGTTTTTTGAGTTTGGAGCTTTGCATTTGCAAATGCCAAAGCAAAGCAAGACACATTTATCGTGACGTGTGccatttttgtttaatttaatttaatttaattttaaataaaccaaccaaacaagTGGGAGAGTTCATGATTATCCTATGAGGCGTCCCGCATGATAgcacttattattttattcacatCGGAGACTATAAACAACAATAAAACGAGCCAATTAACGTCGTCTCTCCGCACTACTATATATTCAATTTGGGCGTTTTGGTTTTtcctcactcactctctctccccccctctctctctctctctctctctctgagataCCCACCTGGGATGTTCCCTCTGCAAGCGTAGACATTGTACAAACTTGTACATGGATGCATGCTGGTGATGATTTCCTTTCCTCCTCCAAGAAAAAGTAAGGACCAAAGTCTTGGAACCAAGAGTCTATTTCCTATTTCTCAAAGACTCAATCCTCCTTACATAGTTCAGATTCAGATCAAGTAAGTCGCACactgatttttctttcattttcttgacCTTCAATGTCTGTTCCTCCTTCTATGTCTTGCTTTTACGCTTGGGGACCACTTGAGGGGGTTCATGATAAGAACATGAGTTTcttttttgaagattttcatTCTTAATTTATGAGGTTTTTTGGGCTTCCATAAGAACACTGATTTTCTTGCATGCAGAccctttcctttatttttcttgtttttctaatttttatcaGCTTCTCGGGTTCTGGTGTTGTAATGCGATGATCTTGTATGGTATTATTAGTTATTTGATTTGATggtaattaaaagtattattttttccaTCCATAATATTCCAGTACACTGgtttctttgtttcttgaatACAAAGCAAATTAATCTGGGCATTTAAGGGGAGCAATTTTTGGGTCAATCTTTTTGGGCTTGAGTTGCGAGTTTTGGGTTTCCGAGGGGAAAAAAGGGAGTAGTGGGTTTAGGTTTTCGAAGGAATTGGTCATTGAAGGCTAGAGCTATGCTCTTTCCTTTTGCATGCAACGGATTCATCACCTTTTCTTCTGAGAATGAGTATGGGTAAGGGGATTCACTGTCTATGGATCGTCTGAATATGTTTTGGCTCTTAATACTACGAATTTTTTGGAAGGTTAATGGTTTCTGGGGTGAGTTTCAAGGGATTTTAAATTCTGAATgtaatgattttctattttttttattccttttaataGGTTCAGGGTTATATAAATTATCTGGCGAAATGGATGCTATAGCTCTGCTCCATGCATGCCTACATATGCTTTTGCACGAAATATATCGTGGATTTATACTTATAAGAAAAATCCAGTAAAGATTTCTATCCATTATTCTCTTGTCTTTGAAGTATTTTGAAATATATGTAGAGTGTATTTTGCATGTGATCTAGTTATTTGAAGGTTTTTAGATAATCTGAGCTCTGATGAAATGCTGGGTGGTTTGAACTTTCGATTGGGATTTTCAGGTTTCTGATTAATGGGGCAGTATTGAAGATTGGTTCAGCAGCTTTCAGAGATAAGTTTGAGAGTCTTCATAGTTGTTGCTATAGGTTTTTGAGTTTGGGATTGGAATGATTATATTAACTGAGAGTTAGCGGATGGGGATCGAGACAATGGGGTCTCAAGGTGTGGGAGATAGTAATGGCAAACAGTCGGAATTCCAGCCATTGGTGCGACAAAACTCAATGTACAGTCTTACACTCGATGAGGTTCAAAATCAGTTAGGTGACTTGGGGAAGCCACTTAGCAGCATGAACCTTGACGAGCttctaaaaaatgtttggaCTGCTGAGGCCAACCAGTCCACAGGTATGGACATTGAGGGCACAGCACAGGCCAATCAAACTATGCTGCAGCATCAGGCTAGCCTTTCATTAACTAGTGCTCTGAGCAAGAAGACAGTGGATGAGGTTTGGAGAGATATTCAGCAAAGTAAAAATAACAAGGAAAAGAAGTCTCGGGAGCGGCAGCCTACTTTGGGAGAGATGACATTGGAGGATTTCTTGGTGAAAGCAGGAGTTGTGGCTGAAACATCTTCAGAGAAAAAAGGTGCTGGTCCTGTTGTGGTTGATCAGAATGTAGCCCCACAGTTTCCACCGCAAGGTCAGTGGATGCAGTATCCACCACAACAATATCAACATCCACAACAAGGTATGATGGGGGTTTACATGCCCGGCCAGCCTATACCACAGCCACTGCACATTGGGGCTGGTGCTGTGATGGATGTTGCATATCCGGAGAATCAGGTAGCATTATCTTCACCTTTGATGGGAACCTTGTCGGACACACAGTTGTCTGGTAGGAAAAGAGGCATCCCAGAGGACATGATCGAGAGGACTGTTGAGAGAAGGCAGAAGAGGATGATCAAGAACCGAGAATCTGCTGCCCGTTCACGAGCAAGGAAGCAGGTTGGCTTTCAAAAGTGTTGGTTATTTCAAATTCCTTGAATTGTTTCTTTGCCGTTTCCAGTTTTTTATTGTGTTGATTTTCCAATGACCCGAAAGATAACAATGTAAACAGGCTTACACTAATGAACTGGAGAACAAAGTTTCACGTctggaagaggaaaatgaaCTGCTCCGGAAACGGAAGGTCAGGTTCTTCATTTGAGATATTGAGCTGTTGcttgttttgattttctttaataCCTTGCTGTCTCAAAAGCGTGTCTTTTCTACTGATGATTGAAAGAAAATTAGAGTTTTTCGAAGCATTGATATGTGGTACAGGTTGTGGGTATGTCTGATGCATGTTAAGATTACAACTTTAAATGAGTACTACACATTATGGTGGAGAGATGATAgcaattaaaaatagaatatttcatatataataacattctGTTATACCGTTAAACATGATATAGTTATTTTGTATTAGTTTAATAACTcaagcatttttcttatttatatgttagcaaaaatataataaacccTTCATGCGTCCCtgttataattgtaaatttgtagGCTAATTTATGCTGAAAAAGGGGTCATATCCAAACATTGAAGGTCTATCTGATACTCATTCAAGAATACCTCCCTCTTGATCTCTTCTCTGGATCTCACTGTCGACCTAGCAGTGTCGGATATGCTATTGAAATTTGAAGTGGAAGAttcttattttctatctttggATTCATTGATGGTGTACCCTACACATACTGGAAAGTTTTATATCATATTCTGATTTACGTACTGCTTAGTCATAGATCATCTTACAAGCAGTTCCTATTTGATTTCTTGTCTTGAAGATGAGAAACACTATTTATTTGTTTACACAAAtctttttactttaaaaaaaaaaaaaacaattgtttttaGACAAGGCTCAGTAAGCAACAGACAAGggcatttttttccttctgcaGATTAAACAGTTTCATCTACATGGCTGTATAACACCCACTCAGGCCCACTATCTCTGAGTGTTGGAGACCTAATTTACGACTCCATTTTGGAACTGGgtggattattttttaaacaccAATAGCTTGGTGgagatgagaaattttaatatgaGTGTTGGAGGATCCATTGGCTAGTTAGAAATGACTGAAATTTTTAGTCATGGTTCTTTGGACCAAACCTGGACTACTGCTCTCTTAAACAAGTGTAGGGTGGGCCATAGACTCAATCTTGTAGGAGTGAACGATTTAGTAACTGAGTTTTgtaagatttataattttataccaTACATATGTCTTAACATTTTGTAAGATCAATGggctagattttcatattttcttgtttctagcTCTTCCTCTTAACtaggtgttacctcttgtatacttcatgtatagcttggactatgcctattcCTAATGACAATTTCATGtctgtaaaattactttttttcttgttttgccTAGGGAAGAAATTAGGAgcctgggaaaaaaaaaaaactggaagaAGGATGTTtaacccaccccccccccccccccggcgggaGTGGTGctttttttctcccttcttAACTTTGGGGGGAGGGAtggtaatttttgttttattttttgtaagtagGGGAGGGATGGTAATTAGGAGGCCGACTTTTCTTCTCTATCCTCTTTGCTTCCACCTCCTCTCAAAATTCATTGTCCATATATGCAGGGGCACAGAGGGGCCTTGGCATCCCTATCtctccaaaattttgaaaaaaaaaagcttataggaggttttaattaattttctcacATTGCTCCCCCTAAAAgcagttcaaaagaaaaataaaatccctAAAAAAACTGCTTGCTGGCTTCgtgcatatatgtatatagtatcATGTCACAGGTGGATTTTTTTATCACTCAATTTTCAGTTGGAAATTTGATGATGTATTCTTAcctgtcaaaaaaaaaaacaaaaaaggaattgATGATGTATTCCTGAGTTTTTGGCATCATAACTCCACAAGTTTTGGGAGACTGTCAACTTATTGCTGTTTTTAACTCTAAACCTGTTAGGTGATTTTGTTACATTGGCATTATCATTTAGCTATTACAATAGGAAGTAGAGGTCTTGTTGTTCGGCTCATGGTTTACTTGACACGAACCTGTGGGAGACAATATCCTCCTTTTAATTCTTCTGAAGGGCAAAATTtctatttcaaaatataatttaaagaatCTGTCATACTCGTGAATAAAGGAAAAAGGGCTGTGTggtggttttatttattttattctttctctgGCAGTGTGGTAAGTTTATGAGGCTGGTTTTGTTCAACAAAATTCAGAACCAAGCTGATATTGTGTTTAACTTTGAACTCATGTAAGCATATTTCAATGAGCTGAAATGGTGTAaacatttatcaaattatagtagatatatatatataattactgtAGAAGGTTTATCAAATTTAGATTAGGAAACACCGGATATCCTAAATTCTTGAGAAGCGAAGAAAACATTCATGTGTATGACTTTGTAGCTCTAGTCCAGGATTTTGTTCACAAGGGCCTTTTTTGGTGGATAGGTATACTTATGTTTCTCCTTTTTGATGAGTAAACCATCtatatagaaattaaagtaAAGGGACGAAACTGCAATGCTATGAAGTTATAAGCATTGTAATAAAGGTTCTTAAAATTGCAGTAAATATGAAATCCAAAAGATCTAGGACAAAGAATGGGAGTACAATCATCAACAGATCCAGTCAGAAGGTGATTGCAGGGAAAAAAAGGTTGGACTTAAATTAACCATAGCCAAATGGTTTTCTGAATTTAACAAACTGCACTTTCTGTGGTTGGCTAGTTGATTCTGATTTCAGTTGCACTTATGCTTACTTGAGTTGAATAGCTTTATGCAAATGGCTAACGTGTTCAGAAATATGATAACATAATGCCTGAAACTACAAATTTGGTCTATGAACTGAATGTTAGATTCCAATTTTGTTGTGCtacccgcccatgcgggggtggCCCCTTCCCTCACTGGGGTTTGCCCCCCGGAATCCGCCCTGATCCATCCGCTCCCGTTCCACCCCCCACCCATGGCTGTGACCCAaccggaaaaaacaaaaaaaaaaaaaaaatcacaaatccacaacaaaatccacatTCCACAACAAAAAAATCCTTCGCAAACAACAaattggaaagagagagagagggagagagggtctgagaaaagaagaggaggagatgccgaggaggaggatgaaaagaagaggaggagaagagaggCTTTGAGAGAAGAACCAGACTgactgtgagagagagagagagagagagagagagagagagagagaggtggggggggggggggggactgcATGGCGGGAGGGGGGGTGTTTAACTTAACCCTCCAAAACAAtgtcataataaaaaaaataaattcgttaccagtttatatatataattacatatatacttatcagaaaaaaatatatataattacatatatattaatttggacTGGGCTTAAAGCCCAAGCCCGGGGTGCAGGGTGTGGAGGGGGGCGAGCCTGAGCCCAGACTGCACCTCACCCCCGCTGGGTTTTCTGCCTGTAAGTGGGATTGCCCACGCCTCCCAGGTGGGGCAGGTGCAATGGCTACTCTTACCATGTCTTGTTGTTATTATGGGAACAAAAGTTGCTGATCTAGTGGACATGTTTTGTACACATGTTTTTATTATGTCGACATGGCACATTGGGCCACATGCTGATCTCATAGCATTTGGCATCAATTTTCCATCTCAGATGTGCTCAATTTCTTTGCTGGCTGCTTGGCTGTTATTAAGCCCACTTCCAGCTAGCCTTTAATGTTTTATCATCGTGTTTTGGGTAGTTGAGAAATGATGTCGTTGGTTTGGTGGGTGTCTATCAAAGGCAGCCTGCCTTCTACTTCTATGAATTGTTTTTGGATCATTCAtttgtaaaattgtaatttaaGGGATTCTCTAGTAGCATACTTTAGTTATcgcctttttaaaaaaaaaataaaaaataaaaaacctagTTGTGGAAACAAcgagaaaaaaataagttgaaagcTTTGAACTTTGTCTGCTAGGTGTGACTTCTGGGCTTTATGATCTTCTGTACCCAGTTTACGCTTATGGAGTTGCCGCTCTTATATGTCATATCATCACAAAGTAATTAAATATTAGTTATTCTCATAGTTTCTATCCTAACCTTTCCCAGGTCACTCTGTCGAAAGGAAATTGACCAAAGACTGCTGTATCAATGATATTAGTTATGATACATATAGGTTTTTCATTCAACCAGCCCATTTTGATCTGAGAAtgtattaaacaaaatttttactCAGATATTCACTCATTCATTCAAATGTGTGGGAAAGTAAGAGATAGAGATTCCCTTTATTACAAGCAATATGGGTTACATTTAATTGGGCAGCAATGGTCAAATAGGATTTATTTTGATCCATACCTTTCTGAATCCAGTCTAAAGTTATGTGCTTCCTAGAAAATTATTTGGCGTATATACCTTTAAGAAGAAGATTGAAAGTTACTCTTTGGGGGACAATTTCTTCTcccctttcttctttctttagtttgttacaTCTTCCTGAGGCTTTTTATCctccataaaaaagaaaaggagaagaaaaggcAGTGTCATCATGACATGTTGCTGTGATTAGGGCTGTTTTCTGGGTTGATAATTATGATTGTCATGCCTGTCGGAGACTCGTTTTGATactttttttccctcaacaatgGAGTACTCATGAAAGTGACGAGTAACTTTGGTTCTTGTCTTGCAGGAGCTAGAGAAAATGTTGCCATCTGTACCTCCTCCCGAGCCAAAGTATCAGCTTCGCAGAACATCATCAGCCCCAATCTGACATCTGTATTCATTCATGGAAGTATGTAGACATGATGCATTTTGGGATGCTCCTTTTAGTTTACTGTTAGGTGGATGAAAGCACTCGCCCAATCTCCCTCTGAATCAACCGTCTGTTGCATCCTTGAGGATGGTTTACTCCTCCCTATTATGGGATGTTGCTTGTATCTATTTCTGTGTCAAATTATTCACCAAAATTTCCATCACTCTTTGTACTATTTCACATTCACTAATGAGTTTTGACAGAAGTTTGGTATATAGCCTCTTTCTCCTAGCCATGGTCTAATCATCTTAAGTTTGGCTCATCGGTTCTTGTTGATAATTTGCTTATTGAGGTTCTAATTGAATTTGCTCCTGCTATTTTTGGGCTTACCCAGAAGTATTATGAACTCCACACATGatttacatctctctctctctctctctcatgggtCTCTTTGAAATTGTTATTTAGACCTTCTGAAATGTTCTTGATCTTTTAGCTGTAGGATGTTATGGTTTATGGGGAAGGTGCT encodes:
- the LOC121238726 gene encoding SUN domain-containing protein 1-like is translated as MSASTVSITANPAVRRRPVVSTERKTTNIELLGLNEAAAPQLSPNGPAGGDDVGAAGNGKDLSNHSIRGERSSKELAQQVKKSLGNNNNSNVPLRRTRKALPHKAEHPRWVTVLRVFAKNFVLLVVLAGLVHLIRRLAVKPGETVAGTEMGFSELEGRIAEVESFMKTTAKMIQVQVEVVDRKVENEIGGLRRETKSELQRLEIKSEGLERSLGELKAVEWLSKEEFDKIYTDLKKTRSKEHGDGDVNLDEIRAYAKEVIEREIEKHAADGLGRVDYALAAGGAMVVKHSEPFLVRKASNWFLNGARDSVRTNADKMLRPSFGEPGQCFALSGSSGFVQIRLRTAIVPEAVTLEHVAKSVAYDRSSAPKDCRVSGWLQGHKIDAAVDTEKLFLLAEFTYDLEKSNAQTLNVLESVGSGIVDTIRLDFTSNHGNPSHTCIYRFRVHGREPNSVSTMEMQS
- the LOC121238728 gene encoding ABSCISIC ACID-INSENSITIVE 5-like protein 2 → MGIETMGSQGVGDSNGKQSEFQPLVRQNSMYSLTLDEVQNQLGDLGKPLSSMNLDELLKNVWTAEANQSTGMDIEGTAQANQTMLQHQASLSLTSALSKKTVDEVWRDIQQSKNNKEKKSRERQPTLGEMTLEDFLVKAGVVAETSSEKKGAGPVVVDQNVAPQFPPQGQWMQYPPQQYQHPQQGMMGVYMPGQPIPQPLHIGAGAVMDVAYPENQVALSSPLMGTLSDTQLSGRKRGIPEDMIERTVERRQKRMIKNRESAARSRARKQAYTNELENKVSRLEEENELLRKRKELEKMLPSVPPPEPKYQLRRTSSAPI